In Candidatus Chlorohelix allophototropha, one DNA window encodes the following:
- a CDS encoding L,D-transpeptidase → MSLLAKQYRWLLAFALTLIFASSVSTTFAASESSSTTSALQVNQVKSFVPTIPYANNFSPTPNPDKIYFSDCGHYLSYGFLKFWQMNGKFDSFGCPVTDEITENGRTVQYFQKARMEYHPDLAGTQWETSLGLLGTELYSASSPEERANPAYQPITAFPNSDTRVYFEPTKHSLGGGFQQFWNAQGGLYFFGYPISEEYPLLVGDTWVAAQDFERARFLFHPSFGVKLAELGPLAAAARNVSTKASGLDPSVMSVTKDTSIWEHWVDVNLTTFNATFMEGDTPVKTILIISGKPGHETPVGTFAIFRRVPNEHMKGGDIGSEDYYDLYNVLYTQYFTSEGHALHYAWWRSSFGYQASHGCVNMGLDDSFFAWNFLSIGSHVNIHF, encoded by the coding sequence GTGTCCTTACTGGCTAAACAATATCGCTGGTTATTAGCGTTTGCCCTTACGCTGATATTTGCCAGTAGCGTTAGTACGACCTTTGCGGCTTCGGAGTCAAGTTCAACTACTTCTGCACTGCAGGTTAATCAGGTTAAATCCTTCGTACCCACTATACCCTACGCTAATAATTTTTCGCCGACCCCCAACCCGGATAAAATCTATTTTTCCGATTGTGGGCACTACCTCAGTTATGGTTTCTTGAAGTTCTGGCAAATGAACGGCAAATTCGACTCGTTTGGCTGTCCTGTAACCGATGAAATTACCGAGAATGGGCGCACGGTACAGTATTTTCAAAAAGCGCGTATGGAGTATCATCCTGATTTAGCCGGGACACAATGGGAGACAAGTCTAGGCTTGCTCGGCACGGAATTATATTCAGCTTCTTCACCGGAAGAACGCGCTAACCCGGCTTACCAACCAATCACCGCTTTCCCAAATAGCGATACGCGGGTTTACTTTGAACCTACCAAACATAGTTTGGGGGGGGGCTTCCAGCAATTCTGGAATGCACAAGGCGGTTTATACTTTTTCGGTTATCCCATCAGTGAGGAATATCCTTTGCTGGTAGGCGATACATGGGTAGCGGCGCAGGATTTTGAACGGGCACGTTTCCTATTCCATCCTAGCTTTGGGGTGAAACTGGCAGAACTCGGTCCGTTGGCGGCGGCAGCCCGCAATGTAAGTACCAAAGCAAGTGGGCTTGATCCGAGCGTAATGTCGGTAACCAAAGATACTTCCATCTGGGAACATTGGGTGGATGTAAATCTGACCACTTTTAATGCTACCTTTATGGAAGGCGATACTCCGGTCAAAACCATATTAATTATATCTGGTAAGCCCGGACACGAAACCCCAGTAGGTACTTTCGCTATCTTCCGTCGTGTTCCGAACGAACATATGAAGGGCGGCGACATTGGCAGTGAGGATTATTACGATCTGTACAATGTGCTGTACACTCAGTATTTCACCAGCGAAGGGCATGCGTTACACTACGCTTGGTGGCGTTCCTCTTTTGGTTATCAGGCAAGCCATGGCTGCGTTAATATGGGTCTGGACGACAGCTTTTTCGCTTGGAACTTCCTTAGTATCGGCTCACACGTGAACATTCATTTCTAA
- a CDS encoding DNA polymerase III subunit alpha, with protein MEQPFSAFSDLRVHSHYSYRDGVCSVAELARCAAELGRPALALTDHNHAAGFIELQEAADKYSLKPIFGVDATVADENGQFYKLVLLAKNEGGLQNLFRLLTWAGTEGFDLYGQNKPVLAESKLLGKADGIAVIGSDFPDGLGAQRASRLREACGEDFYVELLSHQSANVERVRLAEFAQQHNLPIVATSDVHHISPEQARTRDLLWAIADNVRFDDPNRRRPASSEAYPRTLAELAEIYAAVPEALRNAATLAASCEVRLPKSGLIIPDYVLPPTFQPDTGVTYSAVGQYLAQVAAANLQARYGEIPTNMQTRLDYELGVIEKAGFNQYILIVADIVQRAHELGILCAPRGSSAGSLVCFALGITPLNPLDFNLVFERFLNPERLSPPDIDLDIADEDRPRLLDYVVRKYGVNNVAHIITHNFEGAKSALRDAGKALNIDSGLVNRLSGLVPLEFQRPYTLARTLEEVKEVQQLYKRDKAAKELIDAALLLEGTGRNNGTHAAGVVITPRPTQEYVPLIRTEGLAQQQRDTSQPNTESTGWFTPTVMTQWDMQGVEKRGLLKIDLLGLTAWSTITRTLDFIRQERDIALDVWQLPLDDEKTYDTIGQGFTTGVFQLENRGMTDFAANMKPRSIADLGFLIAAYRPGPMPFLGKIMAVRSGREKLEAPHPFLEPLLAESYGAPVYQETMLRIAVEVAGYSLGEADALRKAISKKNQVELEAQHIRFVEGARKTKELSEAEAEAIWQFFPPFAFYGFNQAHAIIYGYLTYITAYLKTSYPLEYMAALLGAAGGDLAALGKAAAECRRLNVPLLAPNINRSMARITLENLSDGQRALRLGLSAVKGLGPTGVEAIIALRNESGDYIGLVDFVRRVPGRSVNSRALVALARVGALPFGNRAQLETAIPAAQKAAKAKEFQEIVLPDLAEYPDETVQAYENELLGFALTLNESGLAPDGGSNGVA; from the coding sequence ATGGAACAACCTTTCTCCGCTTTTTCCGATTTGAGAGTACACTCGCACTATAGCTATCGCGATGGCGTGTGTTCGGTGGCTGAACTTGCCCGCTGTGCCGCAGAATTGGGTCGTCCGGCATTAGCCTTGACCGATCACAATCATGCGGCGGGTTTCATCGAGTTGCAAGAGGCGGCAGATAAATATAGCCTCAAACCTATCTTTGGGGTGGATGCAACCGTAGCAGATGAAAATGGGCAGTTTTACAAGCTGGTATTATTGGCAAAGAACGAAGGCGGGTTACAAAACCTCTTCAGACTATTGACATGGGCTGGTACTGAAGGTTTTGATTTATACGGTCAAAATAAACCTGTACTGGCAGAAAGCAAGTTGCTGGGAAAAGCAGACGGAATAGCGGTAATCGGTAGCGATTTCCCTGATGGACTTGGTGCGCAGCGTGCTTCCCGTTTACGTGAAGCCTGTGGCGAAGATTTCTATGTAGAATTGCTCTCACACCAATCGGCAAATGTTGAGCGTGTGCGGTTGGCAGAATTTGCGCAGCAGCATAACTTGCCGATAGTGGCTACTTCTGATGTACATCACATATCCCCTGAACAAGCTAGAACCCGCGACCTGTTGTGGGCGATTGCCGATAACGTGCGCTTTGATGATCCAAACCGCCGTCGCCCTGCTTCCTCCGAAGCCTACCCGCGAACACTGGCAGAACTGGCAGAAATTTACGCTGCCGTTCCTGAGGCATTGCGCAATGCCGCCACGCTTGCGGCTTCTTGTGAGGTGCGCTTGCCAAAATCCGGGCTAATTATCCCTGATTACGTCTTGCCGCCCACTTTTCAACCTGACACCGGAGTAACTTATTCAGCGGTAGGGCAATATCTGGCACAAGTGGCAGCCGCAAATTTGCAAGCGCGTTATGGCGAAATACCCACGAATATGCAAACACGGCTGGATTATGAACTGGGAGTAATCGAAAAAGCAGGCTTTAATCAGTACATTTTGATAGTAGCTGATATTGTGCAGCGTGCGCACGAATTGGGTATCCTGTGCGCACCGCGTGGTAGTAGCGCGGGTTCGTTGGTGTGTTTTGCTTTGGGTATAACCCCGCTTAACCCACTAGATTTCAACCTCGTTTTTGAGCGATTTTTAAATCCTGAACGCCTATCCCCACCCGACATTGATCTGGATATTGCCGACGAAGACCGTCCTCGTCTGTTGGATTATGTGGTGCGAAAATATGGCGTAAATAATGTAGCGCATATTATTACGCATAATTTTGAGGGCGCAAAATCGGCGTTGCGGGATGCGGGGAAAGCTTTGAATATTGATAGCGGATTGGTAAATCGTCTTTCCGGCTTAGTGCCTCTCGAATTTCAACGCCCCTATACTCTTGCGCGTACACTTGAGGAAGTTAAAGAGGTGCAGCAACTTTACAAGCGCGATAAAGCGGCTAAAGAATTGATAGATGCTGCTTTGTTGCTCGAAGGTACAGGGCGCAATAACGGCACACACGCGGCAGGTGTAGTGATTACCCCGCGCCCTACTCAAGAATATGTGCCGCTCATTCGCACCGAAGGCTTGGCGCAGCAACAGCGTGATACCTCGCAACCGAATACCGAAAGTACGGGCTGGTTTACTCCTACCGTTATGACCCAATGGGATATGCAAGGGGTCGAGAAGCGCGGTCTGCTGAAAATAGATTTGCTGGGTTTAACCGCTTGGTCAACTATTACTCGCACCCTTGATTTTATCAGACAAGAGCGCGATATTGCGTTGGATGTGTGGCAATTGCCGTTGGATGATGAAAAAACCTATGATACTATCGGGCAGGGTTTTACCACAGGCGTTTTTCAGCTTGAGAACCGGGGCATGACCGATTTTGCGGCAAACATGAAGCCGCGCAGTATCGCCGACCTCGGTTTCCTGATTGCGGCTTACCGCCCCGGTCCGATGCCCTTTCTGGGCAAGATAATGGCGGTGCGTAGTGGTCGCGAAAAACTGGAAGCGCCTCACCCTTTTCTTGAACCCTTATTGGCGGAGAGTTATGGTGCGCCGGTTTACCAAGAAACTATGCTGCGAATTGCGGTGGAAGTTGCCGGTTATTCGCTAGGTGAAGCCGATGCTTTGCGTAAAGCAATCAGCAAGAAGAATCAGGTGGAGTTGGAAGCGCAACACATTCGCTTTGTGGAAGGTGCGCGCAAAACCAAAGAGCTATCCGAAGCGGAAGCAGAAGCAATCTGGCAATTTTTTCCACCGTTTGCCTTTTACGGGTTTAACCAGGCACATGCCATCATTTATGGCTATCTGACTTATATCACCGCTTATCTGAAAACCAGTTACCCGCTCGAATATATGGCAGCCTTGCTCGGGGCGGCGGGGGGTGATTTGGCGGCACTGGGAAAAGCGGCTGCCGAATGTCGCCGCCTGAATGTGCCGTTGCTCGCCCCGAATATCAATCGAAGTATGGCGCGTATCACCCTTGAAAACCTGTCGGATGGGCAACGAGCTTTGCGGCTGGGGCTATCAGCAGTCAAAGGATTAGGTCCTACTGGCGTGGAAGCAATAATTGCATTGCGAAATGAGAGTGGCGATTATATCGGGTTGGTCGATTTTGTGAGACGAGTGCCGGGACGCTCGGTTAATTCACGGGCGTTGGTGGCATTGGCACGGGTTGGGGCGCTACCCTTTGGAAACCGGGCGCAGCTAGAAACAGCTATTCCGGCGGCACAAAAAGCGGCAAAGGCAAAGGAATTTCAGGAAATTGTGCTACCTGACTTAGCGGAATATCCTGACGAAACGGTTCAAGCTTACGAAAACGAGTTGTTAGGTTTTGCTCTTACGCTTAACGAAAGTGGGCTTGCGCCAGATGGCGGGAGCAATGGAGTTGCTTAG
- the secD gene encoding protein translocase subunit SecD gives MHRRRNNILSLLGILILLLASAYMVFGGETPVSIFGLNLSRETKLGLDLKGGYEITLQARQANVSKDQMNGARGIIEKRVSGLGTNEPVVRLVGDNRIGVELPGVTDEDQVKSVIGSTGRLEFIDAGSDDLQTGQLVKTTYCTTGSLYSSVPGTCGNVKPQIVPNFIPTITTPATTAAATTAAATNAAGTPIPTTSASTTPTPSATETPDPNAKVYQTIITGNELDPAKIDKGFNSTSGAAQVNFGIRADAANTFYNFTSAGIGKNMAIVLDGRVLSSAVIRAAIRDSGQITNDTQWGTTQGKLEVDSIVLNLKYGALPVELDILQSRKIGATLGQDSIDRSYIAGAVGLSIVALFMLLYFRLPGLIADLALVVYAVLTFAIFKLIGVVLTLAGIAGFILSIGIAVDANILIFARMKEELRQGRSIERAVEAGFRNAWLSIRDSNMSGIITCIILYWFGDFTGTSVIKGFAITLALGIFVSLFSAIVVTHTFLRTMFIFTGNTSLVRNTYWYGLNRLANRVAKPSADLPLPTSAELAEEETKSKPRK, from the coding sequence TTGCACCGGCGAAGAAATAATATACTGTCGCTCTTAGGGATTTTAATATTACTACTGGCATCCGCCTACATGGTATTTGGTGGAGAAACGCCCGTAAGTATCTTTGGATTAAACCTCAGCCGCGAAACCAAACTGGGGCTAGATCTCAAAGGTGGTTATGAAATCACCTTGCAAGCTCGACAGGCAAATGTCTCTAAAGACCAAATGAACGGGGCGCGTGGTATTATCGAAAAGCGCGTGAGCGGTCTCGGTACCAACGAACCTGTAGTACGTTTGGTCGGTGATAACCGTATTGGCGTAGAATTGCCCGGTGTCACGGATGAAGACCAAGTAAAGAGTGTAATCGGCAGCACCGGCAGACTTGAATTTATCGATGCGGGTTCCGATGATTTGCAGACAGGGCAATTGGTGAAAACCACCTACTGCACTACCGGCTCGCTTTATTCTTCAGTGCCCGGGACTTGTGGGAATGTAAAACCGCAGATTGTGCCTAACTTCATTCCGACAATAACTACTCCGGCTACCACTGCCGCCGCAACAACTGCTGCTGCAACTAACGCTGCCGGAACACCTATACCCACTACTTCTGCTAGTACCACTCCCACCCCTAGCGCTACAGAAACGCCTGATCCTAACGCCAAAGTTTATCAGACTATCATTACGGGTAACGAGTTGGATCCAGCTAAGATTGACAAAGGCTTTAACTCTACCAGCGGCGCAGCGCAGGTTAACTTCGGTATCCGCGCCGATGCCGCCAACACCTTTTATAACTTTACCAGCGCGGGCATCGGTAAGAATATGGCAATTGTATTGGATGGACGGGTTCTTTCCAGCGCCGTGATCCGCGCCGCTATTCGCGACTCCGGTCAGATTACCAATGATACTCAATGGGGTACTACCCAAGGTAAGCTAGAAGTTGATAGCATAGTACTCAACCTAAAGTATGGTGCATTACCGGTAGAACTAGATATTTTGCAAAGCCGCAAGATCGGCGCTACCCTCGGTCAGGACTCGATTGATCGCAGTTACATTGCGGGTGCAGTTGGGCTGAGTATCGTAGCGCTCTTTATGCTGCTCTACTTCCGCCTTCCCGGTCTCATTGCCGACCTCGCGTTGGTAGTATACGCAGTTCTAACCTTTGCTATTTTCAAGCTTATCGGTGTGGTGTTGACTCTTGCCGGTATCGCTGGTTTTATCCTCTCGATTGGTATAGCGGTAGATGCCAATATCCTTATATTTGCGCGTATGAAAGAGGAGTTGCGGCAAGGGCGTAGCATCGAACGTGCTGTCGAAGCCGGCTTCCGCAATGCTTGGCTCTCCATCCGCGACTCCAATATGTCCGGTATCATTACCTGTATCATTCTGTACTGGTTTGGCGATTTCACCGGAACAAGCGTAATCAAAGGATTTGCCATCACCCTTGCGCTTGGTATTTTTGTCAGCCTTTTCAGCGCAATCGTGGTAACACATACCTTCTTGCGTACCATGTTCATCTTCACCGGCAATACCTCGCTGGTGCGAAACACCTATTGGTACGGTTTGAATCGGTTGGCTAACCGCGTGGCGAAACCCAGCGCCGATTTGCCCTTGCCTACATCAGCAGAGCTTGCAGAAGAAGAAACCAAGAGCAAACCCCGCAAATAG
- a CDS encoding threonine/serine ThrE exporter family protein has product MDESDLKKGLLTATLAGEIMLSNGAETSRVEETVSILLRSFGIPYSNCLVTPTGMYISVDVDEVTTPFTLVRRVHKRIFNFSKIAAVNDLSRRAVQGSLTVGEIFTALEKVNTQDKLYPFWLWLLSGAGAASGGTLLLGGGALDAAVAFAGTLLVMFLTKLLERSQYPDIFIELFGAALATAFALAIAASGLPVGTTLVIAGCILRLVPGAALLASVQDGIAGDLLSSVARGLEAFLKGAAVASGVGAALSAATALGFSRPVNLKPDEAWQIPIQVVAAFLASIFFGISIDLPHRNIALAGIAGALCWLTHLSLQKLGVTELISAFIAAALVGTLSWGFARGQHSPVTLYILPGVLPLLPGLTIFDGMSALTQNDTLQGLFLLFKAIFIGGAIGVGVALSNSIAPAIWRKPTFVKRKSKT; this is encoded by the coding sequence ATGGACGAATCAGATTTAAAAAAAGGGCTGTTAACGGCGACCCTTGCCGGTGAAATTATGTTGAGCAACGGAGCGGAAACCTCGCGAGTGGAGGAAACCGTATCTATTTTGTTGCGCTCTTTTGGCATACCCTACAGCAATTGCCTCGTAACGCCCACCGGCATGTATATCTCAGTAGATGTGGACGAGGTTACGACACCCTTTACCCTAGTCCGGCGAGTTCACAAACGTATTTTTAATTTCAGCAAAATTGCGGCAGTTAACGACCTGTCAAGACGTGCGGTGCAAGGCTCTCTGACGGTGGGAGAAATCTTTACAGCGTTGGAGAAGGTAAACACGCAGGACAAATTATACCCCTTCTGGCTATGGCTACTCTCTGGCGCAGGCGCGGCTTCCGGCGGCACTTTACTTCTAGGCGGCGGGGCGTTAGATGCCGCAGTGGCTTTCGCCGGTACACTGTTGGTAATGTTTCTCACCAAACTACTAGAACGCAGTCAATACCCTGACATCTTTATAGAATTATTCGGCGCAGCGCTGGCAACTGCTTTCGCGCTGGCAATTGCTGCAAGTGGGCTTCCAGTCGGTACAACTCTAGTAATTGCGGGTTGTATTTTGAGATTAGTTCCCGGTGCAGCTTTGCTGGCAAGTGTGCAGGATGGCATTGCAGGAGACCTTTTGAGCAGCGTGGCGCGAGGATTGGAGGCATTTCTCAAAGGGGCAGCAGTTGCCAGTGGAGTGGGTGCGGCGTTGAGCGCAGCCACAGCATTGGGCTTTTCACGCCCGGTTAATTTGAAACCGGACGAGGCGTGGCAAATCCCTATTCAGGTAGTCGCAGCTTTCCTAGCCTCAATCTTCTTCGGGATTTCAATTGACTTGCCACACCGAAACATTGCATTAGCGGGTATAGCAGGGGCGTTATGTTGGTTGACACATTTGAGCTTGCAAAAGCTAGGTGTGACTGAACTCATCTCAGCATTTATTGCCGCTGCATTGGTTGGTACGCTCAGTTGGGGATTTGCTCGCGGACAACACTCCCCCGTTACACTCTATATTCTACCGGGGGTATTACCACTCTTGCCCGGTCTGACCATTTTTGATGGAATGTCTGCCCTGACTCAGAACGACACCCTACAAGGTCTGTTTTTGTTGTTCAAAGCGATTTTTATAGGCGGAGCAATAGGAGTTGGGGTAGCTCTAAGCAACTCCATTGCTCCCGCCATCTGGCGCAAGCCCACTTTCGTTAAGCGTAAGAGCAAAACCTAA